In Equus caballus isolate H_3958 breed thoroughbred chromosome 7, TB-T2T, whole genome shotgun sequence, one DNA window encodes the following:
- the NLRP10 gene encoding LOW QUALITY PROTEIN: NACHT, LRR and PYD domains-containing protein 10 (The sequence of the model RefSeq protein was modified relative to this genomic sequence to represent the inferred CDS: inserted 1 base in 1 codon): MALTRSPQEALLWALSDLEENEFKMLKFRLRDRALLEGQCQLARGELEGLSRVDLASRLTLMYGAQEAVKVLLKVLRDMNLLELVEQLGHICLNDYREIYRERVRRLEERQDVEINWRYNQLLLVTKPSSGSPESPACSILEQELDSIMVEALFDPGEKPYQVPPIVVLQGSAGIGKTTLSKKMVLDWATDTLYPGRFDYVFYVSCREVVLLQEGKLDRLLFWCCEDNQAPVTEILRQPERLLFILDGYDELQRPFAKQLKRLRSSPMEDMLHLLIRRKVLSTSSLLITTRPLALQNLESLLEQPCHVHILGFSEDERRRYFSSYFTDEEQARNAFDIVQGNDFLYKACQVPGICWVVCSWLKGQMERGRAVSETPSNGTDIFMAYVSTFLPPSDNGXCSELTRDRVLRSLCSLAAEGIQHRRFLFEEADLRKHNLDGPSLAAFLSSNDYQEGLEVKKFYSFHHISFQEFFHAMSYLVKEDQREVKRLLDEKKQEGNEEMTLSMQFLLDIAKKERFSNFELKFCLKISPTMKKDLKHFKEQMESIKHNRPWDLEFSLYESKIKNLVKGVQISDISFKMEHSKEKKSYSKNAFSVKTSLSDGQKEKQKSPSVDKGNIAGSLKEASNGKGRGTEKLETGRFGSSRMESRGSETAELKGQEDGGVDGQEDEGKKSRKGRRDERLD; this comes from the exons ATGGCCCTGACCCGCAGCCCCCAGGAAGCATTGCTCTGGGCCTTGAGTGACCTTGAGGAGAATGAGTTCAAGATGTTAAAGTTCCGCTTACGGGATAGAGCCCTGCTTGAGGGCCAGTGCCAGCTGGCCCGAGGGGAGCTGGAGGGCCTCAGTCGGGTGGACCTGGCTTCTCGGCTGACTTTAATGTATGGAGCACAGGAGGCTGTGAAAGTGCTGCTCAAAGTCTTGAGGGACATGAACCTGTTGGAACTCGTGGAACAGCTTGGCCACATTTGTCTGAATG ATTACAGAGAAATATACCGAGAGCGTGTGCGCCGCCTAGAGGAGAGGCAGGATGTGGAAATCAACTGGAGGTACAATCAGCTGCTGCTGGTGACCAAGCCCAGCTCAGGGagcccagaatcacctgcctgctccATCCTGGAACAGGAGCTGGACTCTATCATGGTGGAGGCTCTATTTGATCCAGGGGAAAAGCCCTACCAAGTCCCGCCCATAGTGGTGCTCCAGGGGTCCGCTGGTATTGGAAAGACAACACTGTCCAAAAAAATGGTGCTGGACTGGGCCACTGACACCCTGTACCCAGGCCGGTTTGATTATGTCTTTTATGTGAGCTGCAGAGAAGTGGTCCTGCTCCAAGAGGGCAAACTGGACCGGCTCCTCTTCTGGTGTTGTGAAGACAATCAAGCGCCTGTCACAGAGATTCTGAGGCAGCCAGAGCGGCTCCTGTTCATCCTGGATGGCTATGATGAGTTGCAGAGGCCCTTTGCAAAGCAGTTGAAGAGGCTGAGGTCAAGTCCCATGGAGGACATGCTCCACCTCCTAATCAGGAGAAAGGTACTCTCCACGTCCTCCCTTCTCATCACCACTCGGCCCCTGGCTTTACAGAATCTGGAATCCTTGCTGGAACAACCATGCCATGTTCACATCCTAGGCTTCTCTGAGGATGAGAGGAGGAGGTATTTCAGctcatattttacagatgaggagcaaGCCAGAAATGCCTTTGACATTGTACAAGGAAATGACTTCCTCTACAAAGCATGTCAGGTTCCAGGCATTTGCTGGGTGGTCTGCTCCTGGCTGAAGGGACAGATGGAGAGGGGCAGAGCAGTCTCAGAGACACCCAGTAATGGCACTGACATCTTCATGGCCTATGTCTCCACATTCCTGCCACCCAGTGACAATG TCTGCTCTGAGCTTACCCGAGACAGGGTCCTGAGGAGTCTGTGCTCCTTGGCAGCTGAGGGCATCCAGCACCGGAGGTTCTTGTTTGAAGAAGCCGACCTCAGAAAGCACAATTTAGATGGGCCCAGCCTTGCTGCTTTCCTGAGCAGCAATGATTACCAAGAAGGACTTGAGGTGAAGAAGTTCTACAGCTTCCACCACATTAGCTTCCAGGAATTTTTTCACGCCATGTCCTACCTGGTGAAAGAGGACCAGAGAGAAGTGAAGAGGCTGCTGGATGAAAAGAAGCAGGAAGGGAATGAGGAGATGACCCTCAGTATGCAGTTTTTATTGGACATAGCGAAAAAGGAAAGATTCTCCAACTTTGAGCTAAAGTTTTGCCTCAAAATCTCCCCCACGATGAAGAAGGATCTGAagcattttaaagaacaaatggaaTCTATAAAGCATAACAGGCCCTGGGATTTGGAATTTTCTCTGTATgagtctaaaataaaaaatctggtTAAGGGTGTTCAAATAAGTGACATATCATTTAAGATGGaacattcaaaagaaaagaaatcctataGCAAGAATGCATTTTCTGTCAAAACCAGCTTGAGCGATGGacagaaagagaagcaaaaaagTCCAAGTGTGGACAAAGGTAATATTGCAGGGTCACTAAAGGAGGCTTCTAATGGAAAaggcagagggacagagaaaCTAGAGACAGGGAGGTTTGGGAGCAGTAGGATGGAAAGCAGAGGAAGCGAGACAGCAGAGCTGAAGGGTCAAGAGGACGGTGGGGTAGATGGACAGGAGGATGAAGGGAAGAAGAgtagaaagggaagaagagatgagAGATTAGACTAA